The following coding sequences are from one Salvia hispanica cultivar TCC Black 2014 chromosome 3, UniMelb_Shisp_WGS_1.0, whole genome shotgun sequence window:
- the LOC125216742 gene encoding uncharacterized protein LOC125216742 has translation MEKFVAIFWAIIGCTCSFLCPLFLGRDDWPAIGDTSRVQLVVMLVSCTAAAGAYLAGYACRPRDTEGTGLRDALLLSICWMVFVACDPSPNTVGLVLLSEAVYMLLEMARPISQIYIMLFCFYGAYIPVMTDVLRDGWDCRYLTQPLLLTQPMIIHSLSCKMSQLLEGKRKRKRKRE, from the coding sequence ATGGAGAAGTTTGTGGCGATATTCTGGGCCATCATAGGCTGCACCTGCAGCTTCCTTTGCCCCCTTTTCCTAGGGCGGGACGACTGGCCAGCCATTGGCGATACGAGCCGTGTTCAGCTGGTTGTGATGCTTGTTAGCTGCACTGCTGCAGCTGGCGCTTATCTCGCAGGATATGCATGCAGGCCCCGTGATACTGAGGGTACAGGGCTGAGGGATGCGCTTCTCCTCAGCATCTGTTGGATGGTCTTCGTGGCCTGTGACCCCTCGCCCAACACTGTGGGGCTCGTGTTGCTGTCTGAAGCTGTATACATGCTGCTGGAGATGGCCAGACCCATCTCTCAGATCTACATCATGCTATTCTGCTTTTACGGTGCTTACATACCTGTTATGACTGATGTTCTTCGTGATGGTTGGGATTGTCGCTACCTTACCCAGCCTCTGCTGCTCACTCAGCCCATGATCATTCACAGCTTAAGTTGTAAGATGTCACAGTTGCTAgaaggaaagagaaagagaaagagaaagagggaGTAG